TAAAATGCGCCCAATTTGCCAAAAATTGGCCTCGCGGACGGTTTTTGCATTGATTTAGATCGCGATATCTGAATTAATATGCAAATATTGTGATTGATTATTCCTTGGAGGGTGTTTTGATAAAGTCAGCGCTATTGGTTCTGGAAGACGGAACCCAATTCCACGGTCGGGCCATCGGGGCAGAGGGAACGGCAGTGGGGGAAGTGGTCTTCAATACGTCGATGACCGGTTATCAAGAAATCCTCACTGATCCTTCCTATTCCCGCCAGATCGTTACTCTTACTTATCCTCATATCGGCAATGTCGGCACCAATGCTTCCGACGAAGAATCCTCCGCAGTACACGCCCAAGGCCTCGTCATTCGCGACCTCCCGCTGATCGCCAGCAACTACCGCAACGAAGAAAGCCTGTCCGACTACCTCAAGCGTCACAACATCGTGGCGATCGCCGATATCGATACCCGCAAATTGACCCGCCTGCTGCGCGAGAAGGGCGCCCAGAACGGCTGCATCATCGCCGCCGATTCGCCGGACGCCGCGCTGGCCCTGGCCAAGGCGCAAGGTTTCCCGGGGTTGAAGGGCATGGATCTGGCGAAAGAGGTCACCACCCAAGAGGCCTACAGCTGGCAGCAAGGCAGCTGGACGCTTGAAGGCGACCTGCCCGAAGCCAAAACCGCCGCGGAACTGCCGTTCCACGTGGTGGCTTACGACTACGGCGCCAAGCGCAACATCCTGCGCATGCTGGTGGATCGCGGCTGCCGCCTGACCGTGGTGCCGGCGCAGACCCCGGCCGACGAGGTGCTGAAAATGAATCCGGACGGCATCTTCCTGTCCAACGGCCCGGGCGATCCGGAGCCGTGCGACTACGCCATCACCGCCATCAAACAGTTCCTGGAAACCGACATTCCGGTGTTCGGCATCTGCCTGGGCCACCAGCTGCTGGCGCTGGCCAGCGGGGCGAAAACCATGAAGATGAAGCTCGGCCACCACGGCGGCAACCACCCGGTGAAGGATCTGGACAACAACACCGTGATGATCACCGCGCAGAACCACGGCTTTGCGGTAGATGAGAACAATCTGCCGGCGAACCTGCGCGTGACGCACAAATCGCTGTTCGACCACACGGTGCAGGGCATTCACCGCACCGACAAAGCGGCGTTCAGCTTCCAGGGGCACCCGGAAGCCAGCCCAGGCCCGCACGATGCCGCGCCGCTGTTCGATCACTTTATCGAACTGATTGAGACTTACCGTTCTAACGCCAAATAATCAGGAGCAGTAAAAAATGCCAAAACGTACAGACATAAAAAGCATCCTGATCCTCGGCGCTGGCCCGATCGTTATCGGCCAGGCGTGTGAGTTCGACTACTCGGGTGCCCAGGCGTGTAAAGCGCTGCGCGAAGAGGGTTACCGCGTCATTCTGGTCAACTCCAACCCGGCGACCATCATGACCGACCCAGAAATGGCCGACGCCACCTACATCGAGCCGATCCACTGGGAAGTGGTGCGCAAGATCATCGAAAAAGAGCGCCCGGATGCGGTGCTGCCGACCATGGGCGGCCAGACGGCGCTGAACTGCGCGCTGGAACTGGAGCGTCAGGGCGTGCTGGCCGAGTTCGGCGTTACTATGATCGGCGCCACCGCCGATGCGATTGACAAGGCCGAAGACCGTCGCCGTTTCGACGTGGCGATGAAGAAAATCGGTTTGGATACCGCGCGTTCCGGCATCGCGCACACCATGGAAGAAGCGCTGGCGGTGGCCGCTGACGTCGGTTTCCCGTGCATCATCCGTCCTTCCTTTACCATGGGCGGCACCGGCGGCGGCATCGCCTACAACCGCGAAGAGTTCGAAGAGATCTGCGAACGCGGCCTGGATCTGTCGCCGACCAACGAGCTGCTGATCGATGAATCGCTGATCGGTTGGAAAGAGTACGAGATGGAAGTGGTGCGTGATAAGAACGACAACTGCATCATCGTCTGCTCCATCGAAAACTTCGACGCCATGGGCATCCACACCGGCGACTCGATCACCGTCGCGCCGGCCCAGACCCTGACCGACAAGGAATACCAAATCATGCGCAACGCCTCGATGGCGGTGCTGCGTGAGATCGGCGTCGAAACCGGCGGCTCCAACGTGCAGTTCTCGGTCAACCCGAAAACCGGCCGCCTGATCGTTATCGAAATGAACCCGCGCGTGTCGCGCTCTTCGGCGCTGGCGTCGAAAGCCACCGGCTTCCCGATCGCCAAGATCGCCGCCAAGCTGGCGGTGGGCTACACCCTCGATGAGCTGATGAACGACATCACCGGCGGCCGCACCCCGGCGTCGTTCGAACCGTCCATCGACTACGTCGTGACCAAGATCCCGCGCTTCAACTTCGAGAAGTTCGCCGGCGCCAACGATCGCCTGACCACCCAGATGAAGTCGGTCGGCGAAGTGATGGCCATCGGCCGCACCCAGCAGGAATCGCTGCAAAAAGCGCTGCGCGGTCTGGAAGTGGGCGCCACCGGCTTCGATCCGAAAGTGAGCCTGGACGATCCGGAAGCGCTGACCAAAATCCGCCGCGAGCTGAAAGACGCCGGTTCCGACCGCATCTGGTACATCGCCGACGCCTTCCGCGCCGGTTTGTCGGTAGACGGCGTGTTCAACCTGACCAACGTCGACCGTTGGTTCCTGGTGCAGATTGAAGAGCTGGTGCGCCTGGAAGAGCAGGTGGCCGAGGCGGGCATCAACGGCCTGAACAAAGAGTTCCTGCGCACTCTGAAGCGCAAAGGCTTCGCCGATGCGCGTCTGGCCAAGCTGGCCGGCGTCGCCGAGAGCGAAATTCGCAAGCTGCGCCACAGCTACGGTTTGCATCCGGTGTATAAGCGCGTGGATACCTGCGCGGCGGAATTCGCCACCGACACCGCCTATATGTACTCCACCTATGAAGAAGAGTGCGAGTCCAACCCGACCAACGACCGGCCGAAAGTGATGGTGCTGGGCGGCGGGCCGAACCGTATCGGCCAGGGCATCGAGTTTGACTACTGCTGCGTGCACGCTTCGCTGGCGCTGCGTGAAGACGGCTACGAGACCATCATGGTCAACTGTAACCCGGAAACCGTCTCCACCGACTACGACACCTCAGACCGCCTGTACTTTGAGCCGGTAACGCTGGAAGACGTGCTGGAAATCGTGCGCATCGAGAAGCCGAAGGGCGTGATCGTGCAGTATGGCGGCCAGACTCCGCTGAAGCTGGCGCGCGAGCTGGAAGCCGCAGGCGTGCCGGTTATCGGCACCAGTCCGGACGCCATCGACCGCGCCGAAGACCGCGAGCGCTTCCAGCAGGCGGTCAACCGTCTGGGCCTGAAGCAACCGGCCAACGCCACCGTGACCGCCATCGAACAGGCGGTGGAGAAGGCGGCGGCCATCGGCTATCCGCTGGTGGTGCGTCCTTCCTACGTGCTGGGCGGCCGGGCGATGGAAATCGTTTACGACGAAACCGACCTGCGCCGCTACTTCCAGACTGCGGTCAGCGTATCCAACGATGCGCCGGTGCTGCTGGATCGCTTCCTGGACGACGCGGTGGAAGTGGACGTCGATGCTATCTGCGACGGCGAGCGCGTGCTGATTGGCGGCATCATGGAGCACATCGAGCAGGCGGGCGTGCACTCCGGCGACTCCGCGTGTTCGCTGCCGGCGTACACCCTGAGCCAGGAAATTCAGGACGTGATGCGTCGCCAGGTGGAGAAACTGGCGTTCGAGCTGCAGGTGCGCGGCCTGATGAACGTGCAGTTCGCGGTGAAAGACAACGAAGTCTACCTGATTGAAGTCAACCCGCGTGCCGCGCGCACCGTGCCGTTCGTGTCCAAAGCGACCGGCGTGCCGCTGGCCAAAGTGGCCGCGCGCGTGATGGCGGGCAAAACGCTGGTCGAGCAGGGCGTGACCGAAGAGATCATCCCGCCGTACTATTCGGTGAAAGAAGTGGTGCTGCCGTTTAACAAATTCCCGGGCGTCGACCCGATTCTGGGGCCGGAAATGCGCTCTACCGGGGAAGTGATGGGCGTGGGCCGCACCTTCGCGGAAGCCTTCTCCAAAGCGATGCTGGGCAGCAACTCGGGCATGAAGAAGCAGGGCCGCGCGCTGCTGTCGGTGCGCGAAGGCGATAAAGCCCGCGTGGTCGATTTGGCCGCCAGCCTGCTGAAGCAGGGCTTCGAGCTGGACGCCACCCACGGCACCGCGGTGGTGCTGGGCGAAGCGGGCATCAACCCGCGCCTGGTCAACAAGGTGCACGAAGGGCGTCCGCACATTCAGGACCGTATCAAGAACGGCGAGTACACCTACATCGTCAACACCACGGCAGGCCGTCAGGCGATTGAGGACTCCAAGCTGATTCGCCGCAGCGCACTGCAGTACAAGGTGCACTACGACACCACGCTGAACGGCGGCTTCGCCACCGCGATGGCGCTGAAAGCGGATCCGACCGAGCAGGTGACGTCGGTACAGGAAATGCACGCGCGCATCGGCAAGTAACCGCGCGATAACGCAACGTAAGGGGCGCTGCAGATGCAGCGCCCTTTTTTATTCAGCGAATTTGTCGGCTGGCGTTAAAAATTTCCGCTATCAATCAGTGGGCAAACTGTCACTCTGTGTGATTGGTATATGCTTGGTGTATTGGCAAGGAACGAAGGAACGACGATAACAATGATTCTGATAATTTATGCTCACCCGTATCCCCGGCATTCGCATGCCAATCACCGCCTGCTGCAGGCGGTGAAGGATCTCCCCGAGGTGGAGGTGCGCTCGCTGTATGAGCTGTACCCCGATTTCAATATCGACATCAACGCCGAGCAGCGGGCGGTGGAGCGCGCCGACCTGGTGGTGCTGCAACATCCGATGCAGTGGTACAGCTTCCCGCCGTTGTTGAAGCTGTGGATCGACAAAGTGCTGGAGCACGGCTGGGCCTACGGCCACGACGGCAATGCGCTGGTGGGTAAAGACTGCCTGTGGGCAGTGACCAGCGGCGGCGACGAGCACCACTTCGAGCTGGGCGACTTCCCCAACTTCGCCGCGCTGGCGCAGCCGCTACAGGCCACGGCGATCTATTGCGGCATGACCTGGCTGCCTTATTTCGCCGTGCACAATACCTTTACCTGCAACGAGCCGGCGCTGCTCGCCGCCGGCGAAGCCTACCGCCAGCGGCTGGTCGACTACCTGATGGAACATGCCGAAGCGGAAACCCGGGAGGCCAGCCATGGATAATCACCACATGATGATCGAAGGGCTGATCTACCTCGGCTCCGCGGCGCTGTTTGTGCCGATCGCGGTGCGCCTGGGACTGGGCTCGGTGCTCGGTTACCTGATCGCCGGCTGCATCATTGGCCCCTGGGGGCTGAAGCTGGTGTCGGACGCCGAATCGATCCTGACCTTCGCCGAGATCGGCGTGGTGCTGATGCTGTTTATCATCGGCCTGGAGCTGGATCCTAAACGGCTGTGGACGCTGCGTGCCTCGGTGTTCGGCGGCGGCAGCATTCAGATGGTGGGCTGCGGCCTGGCGCTGAGCGCCTTCTGTTACTTCCTTGGCCTTAACTGGAAGGTGGCGTTGCTGATTGGCCTGACGCTGGCGCTCTCATCCACCGCCATTGCCATGCAGGCGATGAGCGAACGCAATCTGACGCCGTCGCCGATCGGCCGCAGCGCGTTTGCGGTGCTGCTGTTCCAGGATATCGCGGCGATCCCGCTGGTGGCGATGATCCCGCTGCTGGCCAGCAGCGGCGCCACCACCACGCTGGGCGCTTTCATGCTGTCGGCGGCCAAGGTGGTGGGCGCGTTGACGATGGTGGTGTTGCTCGGCCGCTACGTCACCCGTCCGCTGCTGCACTTCGTCGCCCGTTCGGGCATGCGCGAAGTGTTCAGCGCCGTGGCGTTGTTCCTGGTGTTCGGCTTCGGCATCCTGCTGGAGATGGCCGGGCTGTCGATGGCGATGGGGGCGTTCCTCGCCGGGGTGCTGTTGGCGAGCTCGGAATACCGCCACGCGCTGGAGAGCGATATTCAGCCGTTCAAGGGGTTGCTGCTGGGGCTGTTCTTCATCGGCGTCGGCATGTCGATCGACTTCGGCACGCTGTTCCATCATCCGTTGCTGATCGCCTCGCTGCTGCTGGGCTTTATGTTGATCAAGGCGGCGTTGCTGTGGCTGATTGGGCCGCTGCTCGGCGTGCCGAAGCGCCAGCGCGGCCTGTTCGCCATTCTGCTGGGGCAGGGCAGTGAGTTCGCCTTCGTGATTTTCAGCGCCGCACAGCTGGCCGGCGTCTTGCCGGTTGAATGGGCCAAGTCGCTGACGCTGGCGGTGGCGCTGTCGATGGCGGCCACTCCGCTGCTGTTGGTGATCGCCGCGCAGCTGGAGAAAAATGCGCCGAAAGAGGATCGCCCGGCTGACGTCATTGATGACGAGAATGCCAGCGTGATCATCGCCGGCTTCGGCCGTTTCGGCCAGATCGCCGGTCGTTTGTTATTGGCCAACGGCGTGCACACCGTGGTACTGGATCACGATCCGGACCATATCGAAACGCTGCGTAAATTCGATACCAAGGTGTTCTACGGCGACGCCACGCGCGCCGATCTGCTGGAGGCCGCCGGCGCCGCTCACGCCAAGGTGCTGATCAACGCCATCGACGACGTGGAGGACAGCCTGGCGTTAACCGAGCTGGCCAGGCAGCACTTCCCGCATCTTAAGGTGGTGGCGCGGGCGCGCGACGTCGATCACTGGTATCAGTTGCGGCAGCTGGGGGTGGAAAAACCGGAGCGCGAAACCTTCGAAAGCTCGCTGCGCGTCGGCCGTGAAACGCTGGAGCTGCTGGGGCTGGACGCCTATGAGGCGCGCGAGAAAGCGGACACGTTCCGTCGCTATAACCTGAAGATGCTGGAAGATACGCTGGATAATTACCAGGATACTGAATTCCGTATCGCCAGCCTGCAGCGGGCCAAGGAGATGCTCAGCGCGGCCATCGAGCAGGATCAGAATCGGCTGGCGCGGGTGCAGCAGACCGGCTGGCGCGGCAGTATCGACGGCAAGGCGCCGGAAGACGAAGTGGTGGAAGCCAAAGGATAAGGGGAGGGGCGCCGTGATGGCGCCCCTTTTTTTGCTTAGCTCAGCGCCACCTTGATGCCTAAGGCGATCAACATGCCGCCCAGCAATTTGTCGACGATCTTCTGCGTCTTTTCCAGCCCGCGGCGCACCGGCCCGCTCTGGATCAAAAATACCAGCAGCGGCCACCAGATGACCGACAGGCCGAGAATAATCCCCGCGTACCACAGTTTGTCACCCAGACCGGAATCGATCTGCAGCACCTGGGTGAAGACCGCCAGGAAGAACAGGGTGGCTTTCGGATTCAGCAGGTTGCACAGGTAGCCTTGCGCAAAGGCGCTCTTCAGGCTGACCTGCTGCTGCGGCAGATTGCTGACGTTCATTTTGCCGCCGCCGCGCGACAGCAGCGCCTGGATGCCGATCCACACCAGATAGACCGCCCCGGCGTATTTCAGCAGGTTGAACAGCCACGGCGTGGTGGTGATCACCACCGCCAGCCCGGCGACGCAGTAGGACATGTGGGTGGCGACGCCGCAGATCACGCCGAAGGCGGTCATCATGGCGGCCAGCCGCGGGTAGCGGGCGGCGTTTTTGATCACCAGGAAAAAATCCGGGCCGGGGGAGAGCATGCCGAGGGCGGCAATGCCGGCGACGAACAACGAAGTTTCAAGCATGGGAGACGTCTCGCGCAAAAGGCAGCAATCTGGCGATAATAACGCCGCTTCCTCTGATGCGCATCAACCCAATGAGGTATTGTTAGGCTCTATGATAATAATTCATCTACCGCCCGCGACGGAGCACCATGCAGCAGACTACCGCCACAGACAGGCCGGAACCGCACCGGCAACAGCGTGAAATCACCCGACTGTGCATTCAATGCGCGTTGCTGCTGTTGCAGCACGGCGCCGAGAGCACGGTGGTGGAACAGTTATCAACTCGCCTGGGACTGGCGCTGGGCATGGACAGCGTGGAAAGCTCGATCTCCGCCAATGCGGTGGTATTGACCACCCTCAGCCACGGTGCCTGTCTGACCACCACCCGTAAGAACGTCGATCGCGGCATCAATATGCAGGTGGTGACCGAAGTGCAGCATATCGTGATCCTTGCCGAGCATCGCCTGGCGGATGCGCACGACGTGGCGCGCCGCTTTGAAAGGATCCGGCCGCTGCGCTACCCGCGCTGGCTGGTGGTATTGATGGTGGGGCTGTCCTGCGGGTGCTTCAGCATGCTCAACGGCGGTGGCGGCGACGCCTTCCTGGTGACCTTTATCGCCAGCGGCACGGCGATGTTGGTGCGCCAAATCCTCACCGCCCGCCAGATGAATCCGCTGATCAATTTCTGCCTGACGGCATTTGTCGCGACGTCGATCTCCGGACTGCTGCTGCGCTTGCCGGCGTTTAAAGACACCTCGAGCGTGGCGATGGCCGCCAGCGTGCTGCTGCTGGTGCCGGGCTTCCCGCTGATCAACGCGGTGGCCGACATGTTCAAGGGGCATGTGAATACCGGGCTGGCGCGCTGGGCGATGGCCAGCCTGCTGACGCTGGCGACCTGTATCGGGGTAGTGATGGCGATGTCGCTGTGGGATCTGCGGGGGTGGTCATGAATCTGTTGTGGGCCTTGTTGCAGGAGATGCTGTTGGCGGCGGTGCCGGCGCTGGGCTTCGCCATGGTGTTTAACGTGCCGCTGCGTGCGCTGCGCTATTGCGCATTGCTCGGGGCTATCGGGCGCGGTTCGCGCATGCTGATGATGCATGCCGGCATGAACATCGAGTGGGCCTCGCTGCTGGCGGCGATCCTGATTGGCATCATCGGCATCTACTGGTCGCGCTGGCTGCTGGCGCACCCGAAAGTGTTCACCGTGGCGGCGGTGATCCCGATGTTCCCCGGCATTTCCGCCTATACCGCGATGATAACTGTGGTGGAGATCTCGCATCTGGGCTACAGCGAGGCCTTGATGGAGACCATGA
Above is a window of Serratia nematodiphila DZ0503SBS1 DNA encoding:
- a CDS encoding threonine/serine ThrE exporter family protein; its protein translation is MQQTTATDRPEPHRQQREITRLCIQCALLLLQHGAESTVVEQLSTRLGLALGMDSVESSISANAVVLTTLSHGACLTTTRKNVDRGINMQVVTEVQHIVILAEHRLADAHDVARRFERIRPLRYPRWLVVLMVGLSCGCFSMLNGGGGDAFLVTFIASGTAMLVRQILTARQMNPLINFCLTAFVATSISGLLLRLPAFKDTSSVAMAASVLLLVPGFPLINAVADMFKGHVNTGLARWAMASLLTLATCIGVVMAMSLWDLRGWS
- the carA gene encoding glutamine-hydrolyzing carbamoyl-phosphate synthase small subunit, coding for MIKSALLVLEDGTQFHGRAIGAEGTAVGEVVFNTSMTGYQEILTDPSYSRQIVTLTYPHIGNVGTNASDEESSAVHAQGLVIRDLPLIASNYRNEESLSDYLKRHNIVAIADIDTRKLTRLLREKGAQNGCIIAADSPDAALALAKAQGFPGLKGMDLAKEVTTQEAYSWQQGSWTLEGDLPEAKTAAELPFHVVAYDYGAKRNILRMLVDRGCRLTVVPAQTPADEVLKMNPDGIFLSNGPGDPEPCDYAITAIKQFLETDIPVFGICLGHQLLALASGAKTMKMKLGHHGGNHPVKDLDNNTVMITAQNHGFAVDENNLPANLRVTHKSLFDHTVQGIHRTDKAAFSFQGHPEASPGPHDAAPLFDHFIELIETYRSNAK
- the kefF gene encoding glutathione-regulated potassium-efflux system oxidoreductase KefF gives rise to the protein MILIIYAHPYPRHSHANHRLLQAVKDLPEVEVRSLYELYPDFNIDINAEQRAVERADLVVLQHPMQWYSFPPLLKLWIDKVLEHGWAYGHDGNALVGKDCLWAVTSGGDEHHFELGDFPNFAALAQPLQATAIYCGMTWLPYFAVHNTFTCNEPALLAAGEAYRQRLVDYLMEHAEAETREASHG
- the carB gene encoding carbamoyl-phosphate synthase large subunit, which gives rise to MPKRTDIKSILILGAGPIVIGQACEFDYSGAQACKALREEGYRVILVNSNPATIMTDPEMADATYIEPIHWEVVRKIIEKERPDAVLPTMGGQTALNCALELERQGVLAEFGVTMIGATADAIDKAEDRRRFDVAMKKIGLDTARSGIAHTMEEALAVAADVGFPCIIRPSFTMGGTGGGIAYNREEFEEICERGLDLSPTNELLIDESLIGWKEYEMEVVRDKNDNCIIVCSIENFDAMGIHTGDSITVAPAQTLTDKEYQIMRNASMAVLREIGVETGGSNVQFSVNPKTGRLIVIEMNPRVSRSSALASKATGFPIAKIAAKLAVGYTLDELMNDITGGRTPASFEPSIDYVVTKIPRFNFEKFAGANDRLTTQMKSVGEVMAIGRTQQESLQKALRGLEVGATGFDPKVSLDDPEALTKIRRELKDAGSDRIWYIADAFRAGLSVDGVFNLTNVDRWFLVQIEELVRLEEQVAEAGINGLNKEFLRTLKRKGFADARLAKLAGVAESEIRKLRHSYGLHPVYKRVDTCAAEFATDTAYMYSTYEEECESNPTNDRPKVMVLGGGPNRIGQGIEFDYCCVHASLALREDGYETIMVNCNPETVSTDYDTSDRLYFEPVTLEDVLEIVRIEKPKGVIVQYGGQTPLKLARELEAAGVPVIGTSPDAIDRAEDRERFQQAVNRLGLKQPANATVTAIEQAVEKAAAIGYPLVVRPSYVLGGRAMEIVYDETDLRRYFQTAVSVSNDAPVLLDRFLDDAVEVDVDAICDGERVLIGGIMEHIEQAGVHSGDSACSLPAYTLSQEIQDVMRRQVEKLAFELQVRGLMNVQFAVKDNEVYLIEVNPRAARTVPFVSKATGVPLAKVAARVMAGKTLVEQGVTEEIIPPYYSVKEVVLPFNKFPGVDPILGPEMRSTGEVMGVGRTFAEAFSKAMLGSNSGMKKQGRALLSVREGDKARVVDLAASLLKQGFELDATHGTAVVLGEAGINPRLVNKVHEGRPHIQDRIKNGEYTYIVNTTAGRQAIEDSKLIRRSALQYKVHYDTTLNGGFATAMALKADPTEQVTSVQEMHARIGK
- the kefC gene encoding glutathione-regulated potassium-efflux system protein KefC, giving the protein MDNHHMMIEGLIYLGSAALFVPIAVRLGLGSVLGYLIAGCIIGPWGLKLVSDAESILTFAEIGVVLMLFIIGLELDPKRLWTLRASVFGGGSIQMVGCGLALSAFCYFLGLNWKVALLIGLTLALSSTAIAMQAMSERNLTPSPIGRSAFAVLLFQDIAAIPLVAMIPLLASSGATTTLGAFMLSAAKVVGALTMVVLLGRYVTRPLLHFVARSGMREVFSAVALFLVFGFGILLEMAGLSMAMGAFLAGVLLASSEYRHALESDIQPFKGLLLGLFFIGVGMSIDFGTLFHHPLLIASLLLGFMLIKAALLWLIGPLLGVPKRQRGLFAILLGQGSEFAFVIFSAAQLAGVLPVEWAKSLTLAVALSMAATPLLLVIAAQLEKNAPKEDRPADVIDDENASVIIAGFGRFGQIAGRLLLANGVHTVVLDHDPDHIETLRKFDTKVFYGDATRADLLEAAGAAHAKVLINAIDDVEDSLALTELARQHFPHLKVVARARDVDHWYQLRQLGVEKPERETFESSLRVGRETLELLGLDAYEAREKADTFRRYNLKMLEDTLDNYQDTEFRIASLQRAKEMLSAAIEQDQNRLARVQQTGWRGSIDGKAPEDEVVEAKG
- a CDS encoding threonine/serine exporter; translated protein: MNLLWALLQEMLLAAVPALGFAMVFNVPLRALRYCALLGAIGRGSRMLMMHAGMNIEWASLLAAILIGIIGIYWSRWLLAHPKVFTVAAVIPMFPGISAYTAMITVVEISHLGYSEALMETMITNFLKASFIVGALSIGLSLPGLWLYRKRPGV
- a CDS encoding LysE family translocator, with the translated sequence MLETSLFVAGIAALGMLSPGPDFFLVIKNAARYPRLAAMMTAFGVICGVATHMSYCVAGLAVVITTTPWLFNLLKYAGAVYLVWIGIQALLSRGGGKMNVSNLPQQQVSLKSAFAQGYLCNLLNPKATLFFLAVFTQVLQIDSGLGDKLWYAGIILGLSVIWWPLLVFLIQSGPVRRGLEKTQKIVDKLLGGMLIALGIKVALS